The Pristiophorus japonicus isolate sPriJap1 chromosome 2, sPriJap1.hap1, whole genome shotgun sequence DNA segment caaagggttaaaaactttaagctcactgtctgaaaaaatgggtggagctaaaacagacaTACAGATGCaccatttttcttttaaaagacaggctttcagacatatgaaaaattcattaactcccatctcaaatattccacagtcaagaaaacttccacacaaacactttcatttaaagacagacattcacaccaacttttcattcaacaaagcttatctttctctctttcggcacaaaagctgaagcttctgtgtcggttttattagtttttttttcagcaacttatttTCTGGTTCCCTTGTTTTTGTTCGTCAGTCTTTGTCCAAACCGTCCTGTGGGCATCATTCTCAAACAACTCACTTCTACTCTTAACCTCAATAATTCCTCTAACTGCGGTCTTGCCATGGCTTTGTATTATAGGCACTGACTTACTATCATTAATCCTGCTTTGGTGGTTTTTTTATCTGTTTTCCCACCATAATTTCTGTTTGCCTGGCTCTATtttgggatcccatccgtcacttaacatagtcactatTAGTTTCTTATGGTCATCTGCAAGGTATCTACTGAGCAACCCATCTGGTCCCCAGTCCAACAGATCCTTGCATGCCATCTCTCGTCTGGGTACATCTACTCTTCTACCAGCTTCtgtgtactgtttccaagcccttggacTCCTCTAACATAcggctggactaacaatactgatttCCTCCCTAATCTGATTCCTCAAATCTAGAGTCTGCAACCACTACCGGTTTCTCACTTTGACTTATATAGTGATAgatatacaacacatttaaattaTCCCCAAGTCTTTTACACCGTGACAGACCCTTCTTACAAGTTCGGAGACCCCAGGCGACCGACACATTTCAGCAGATTATATtggatttatgagtggtatttaaaatatactcactcgtgatggtctgcaaacgtcCATCTGTCTTTTGCCCGGATCTGTCCTGCCAGACTATGCCATTTGTTGTGAAGTATTGCAAAGATATTCAACAcaggtctgttttggagaaaagaatcatttattataaagtactcgatcgagggagaaaTGACTTTACACGAGTTAATTAACTCAGTGACCCAAACCAGCCATTCTCCCTGAGCAGTTTCAGACTGCTATtcttatacattcaaaatacatacaaaatcatgaagcataCGCGCAGAAATTTTCCATTGGTTGTTTCCCCTAACACCTCACAAGTCCTTGCCTAGTTACAAcaatttcattggtacatacaatttCATTATGTCATTTCCGTCCGCCTCTTATCTGATTAGTTACATGCTACATCATTATTCCTGTGAACTTCTTCTCAGACCTATTTGTTTTGTGTGATTATCTCGCCCTTGACTATATTTTTTGTTAATTGACAGACAAGCTGGAGTGTTTCAATCCTCTTTTGTATCGTTATCTCATGTAATTACTAACTGTTCCTACAGCTTGTTTTTCTAAGATAAAGTTTCCCTATTCTAGACAACTCATCTGGCTTATCTACAATTTTCTGTCTATGCGAGGACGTCTGCCAAATCCTTCTTGAGAGTTATGCGTTACGGTCCCACACTCATCTAAGCTTAGCCACAAACttttagaaatactaatgatttttaacCCCTTCAGAGAGGtattctggaaggtatggggagctgggacttgtccatgagagtaaccgagggtctgagaactgaaataatctcgaGTTAGGAAGGAGAAAAGACCCAGAAATGGAGcattcagtaacaggacatcaatgacTCTCCTCTTACCATAGAGAAATCAAAGACTCAACGCACTATGTGTTTgaagcaaagctgatttatttgacagatATCCAGAATATTAACTTCTGTAACTGGGCTAGagtttatcagcagaaacaaaccccaactgtcagaatgaacatggttcagtcctggacatgattaacagcagaatccaacccatgtactcacttgtgaactcactggtgtctcagcaggctggatgaatggatgaaacccttcccacacactgagcaggtgaacggcctctccccaatgtgaacgtgATGGTGTGTCAGCAGGTAAGATGAATTAGTGAATctattcccacacacggagcacgtgaacggcctctccccggtgtgagtgCATTGATGAAGTCGAGTATTTAAAATACTCAACACTAGGTCTGTGTTcgaagattcaagcagtctttatttACACCGGTGGGGAGGTGATCTGCTATGGGTCTAGCCAGGTCACTGTCCAACGATACATAgtttcaaacaaccttttatacacttaaaccTTCATGCTCAATCTCATGCACAATCCTTTGGCACAATTTGATTAATTTAAAGCCCGCATGCACAGTGACTGGTTAATTTCCTTCCGCGTCGCATAATCACTCGCCTCTGTTTTCTTCCTAGCTCGCGTAACATTAAGGTACCGCCTTCATTACCAAAGAAGCACATGACTGATGTGGCCACAATCTATTGTCGTTAGCCCTTTGCTCAGGCCAGGTGGTATCCCATTAACAGTTCACTTCTACCCCATTGTTCCGCTTTCCTACCCTCCTAGGCCCTTTGTGGTTCCATTTCTAAGTCATGCAGCTTATCTCAGTTAGTtattgcaaagtcaacatgttattctcAGCATTAGCACAACTGCCTTTTAAGCGATCTAAAAACTGACCACCACAAACATCCGGTTAGTTCATTTGAGTCCCGGGTTAAGAAGGGGACTCGAGATCCCCACTCCAGTTGGTGTTTCAACAGACCacttgtgcttttaaagctcttcttatagtcagaacatttaaatggtctcttATCAATGTGAACAAATTTACATGCAgcaaggctggatgactgagtgaatcccatcccccacacagtgcaggtgaacggcctctcactGGTGTGAACAGACTGGTGTGTCTGCAGATTACATGAATTAGTGAATCTGTTCTCACACGgaacggtctctccccactgtGAGTGCGTTTGTGTTGCATCAGAtgctttctgcttttaaagctcttctcacagtctgaACATTTAAACAGTCTCTCATTAGAGTGAACAAGTTAGTATGCAGTGAGGTTGGAGGAgttagtgaattccttcccacacagggagcaggtgaatagcctctccccagtgtgaacacgctggtgctTAATCAGTTCCTCAGAGCTTTTAAAGCAGTTCCCACAGTCAGAATATTTAAACAGACTCTCGTTAATGTgatctcgctggtgtttcagcaggttaggTGATTGAGTGAATTCATTCCCACACATGGAGCTAGTAGATTGTTTGCcaacaatgtgaactcgctggtgactgAGCATGTTGCCTAacagactgaatcccttcccacacacagagcaggtgaacggcctctccccagtgtgaatacaatggcgtgtcagcaggtcggatgactgagtgaatcccttcccacactcggagcaggtgaacggcctctccccagcgtgattgcattgatgaatttccagctcagatgggtaactgaatcccttcccacagtccccacatttcaatggtttctccatggtgcgggtgtccttgtgtctctccaggttggatgatcagttgaagcctcgtccacacacacaacacgtgtacggtttctccccgctgtgaatggtgcgatgttttttcaggttgtgtaactgattaaagctctttccacagtcagtgcactggaacactctcactcgggtgtgtgtgtgtctcggtgcttttccagtcacactgatgtttgaaatcttttcccacagatagaacagacaaacatttctccttccacatccaaaggccgatgatattcaggtcctgatgaatcaagTGATTCTGTCAGAACTTTGCGTGATGTTTGAtttgagtttcctgtctgcaaatcctccccttgtaGTACCCTGTAAAAAGAGTTTACAAaattcatcactgtaagtacaggatagaaataaaGAACGGATAATTCTAGTTTACAGGgtaatggaacattctttcctctcttgttcccccaaagctgtaaatcccagtTTCCCTCCTCCCTGTACTAAAATCCAAACCCATTGCACCATCTGCAAATGTTTTCCTCTGCTCCAAGTTtgcctcctcccctgaagatgttgaTTCTGGCaggatttagttctacactcactggttccgcttgcTCTACTCCTCTGAATATGCTGACTCTGGCTCTACCCCTCTTTACAGTACTCTGGCCTTCCATATAAGCTTTCCTTCTGTAATATCTCCCAATTTTGGTGAGTGGCTCATCCTGACCTGCCATCATTTCTCCCTCATTTAccaacgctccctgaccagtcaccatttctccttcatttacagaaccCCCTGACCCATCCAcaatttctccttcatttacagacgctccctgaccaatcatcatttctcctccatttacagacgctccctgaccagtcaccatttctcctccatttacagacgctcccagaCTCACTGGGGATTTCCCAGCACTTCCTGGTTGTCCCAAAGTTTGTGTCTTAAATTGGCGGTAGTTGTGGGGAGGCAGATAATGCGGAGTGTGTTCTCTcaggcctgggcccgcactcggtgtgtgaGAAACCCACGTCCCCCGGGGCTTATTAACctgctccctccgcccatctctcacccgCTATTGCCGCTCCACCATGATGGGTTAACTCccagagcgggttaataaaccccggggggatgTGGGCTTCACACATACCGAgtgtgggcccaggcccgagagaaaACATTATCCGCTTTACACACACCTGGTGTgagcctcaggccctgaacaagaacCTACGGGTCCAGCGGGGCGGCAGATGCcaggctttctcccggtgacaggcccgggttaACGGCCGCCATTTTGAGAGGCTCAGTGTGCAGCAGGGCGCATGCGCTGCCCCTTTGggcaggaaccaggaggagagaatgttgtgaatttaTATCCTGGACTTACAGTGATGGCTTTTGTAAACTTCTGTTACAGGCTGTGAGAGGGGCAGCATTTACAGACCGTAAACTTAaatcaaacatcacatcaagatctgacaatcagtccattcatcaggacctgaatatagaaacatggaaaataggtgtaggagtaggccattcggtccttcgaacctgcaccaccattcaataagatcatggctgatcattccctcagtacccctttcctgctttctttccataccccttgatccctttagccgtaagggccatatctaactccctcttgaatgtatccaatgaactggcatcaacaactctctgcggcagggaattccatagattaacaactctgagtgaagaagtttctcctcatctcagtcctaaatggcttaccccttatccttagactgtgtcccctggttctggacttccccaacatcggaaacattcttcctgcatctaacctgtccagtcccgtcagaattttatatgtttccatgagatcccctctcatccttctaaactccagtgaatacaggcccagtcgatccagtctctcctcatatgtcagtcctgccgtccctggaatcagtctggtgaatcttcgctgcaatccctcaatagcaagatcgtctttcctcagattaggagatcaaaactgaacacaatattccaggtgaggcctcaccaaggccctgtacaactgcagtaagacctccctgctcctatactcaaatcccctagctatgaaggccatttgccttcctcaccgcctgctgtacctgcatgccaactttcaatgactgatgaaccatgacacccaggtctcgttgcacctccccttttcctaatctgccgccattcagataatattctgccttcgtgtttttgccccaaaagtggataacctcacatttatccacattatactgcatctgccatgcatttgcccactcacctaacctgtccaagtcactctgcagcctcttagtgttctccttacagctcacaccgccacccagtttagtgtcatctgcaaacttggagatattatactcaattccttcatctaaatcattgatgtatattgtaaatagctggggtcccagcactgagccctgtggcaccccactagttattgactgccattctgaaaaggacccgtttatcctgactctctgcttcctgtctgccaaccagttctctatccacgtcagtacattacccccaataccatgtgctttaattttgcacatgaatctctagtgtaggtccttgtcaaaagccttttgaaagtccaaatacaccacatccactggttctcccttgtccactgtactagttacatcctcaaaaaagtccagaagatttgtcgagcatgatttccctttcataaatccatgctgacttggaccgatcgggtcactgctttccaaatgcgctgctatttcatctttaataattgattccaacattttccccactactgatgtcaggctaaccgatctataattacctgttttctctctccctcctttttaaaaaaagtggtgttacattagctaccctccaatccacagggactgatccagagtcgataaactgttggaaaatgatcaccaatgcatccactatttctaggaccacttccttaaatactctgggatgcagactatcaggccccggggatttatcggccttcaatcccatcaatttcgctatcacaattttccgcctagtaaggatatccttaagttcctccttctcactagaccctcggtccccgagtacttccggaaggttatttgtgtcgttcttcgtgaagacagaaccaaagtatttgttcaactggtctgccatttctttgttccccattataaattcaccttaatctgactgcaaaggacctatgtttgccttcactaatctttttctcttcgcatatcaatagaagcttttgcagtcagtttttaagttcccggtaagcttcctctcataccctatttcccctctcctaattaaaacctttgtcctcctctgctgaattctaaatttctcccagtcctcaggtttgctgctatttctggccaatttatatgcctctgccttggatttaacactatccttaatttcccttgttagccacggttgagccaccttccccgttttatttttactccagacaggaatgtacaattgttgaagctcatccatgtgatccttaaatgtttgtcattgcctatccactgtcaaccctttaaatatcatttgccagtctattctagccaattcacgtctcataccatcgaagttacctttccttaagttcaggaccctcgtttctgaattaactgtgtcactctccatcttaataaagaattctaccatattatggtcactcttccccaaggggcctcgcacaacaagattgctaattagtcctttctcattacacatcacccagtctaggatggccagccctctagttggttcctcgacatattggtctcgaaaaccatccctaatacactccaggaaatcctcctccactgtattgctaccagtttggttaatccaatctatatgtagattaaagtcgcccatgataactgctgtacctttattgcacgcatctctaatttcttgtttgatgctatccccaacctcattactactgtttagtggtctgtatacaactcccaccagcgttttctgccccttggtattctgcagctccacgcatacagattccacatcatccaagctaatgtccttccttactattgcgttaatttcttttttaaccaacaacgctgttcaccctctcccttcaaaatgtcgtgcacccgctccgagacatccttgacccttgcaccagggagataccatcctggagtctcgattgcggccgcagaaactcctatctattccccttacaatcaaatgtcctatcactattgctctcccactctttttcctgtcctcctgtacaacagagccacccacggtgccatgaacttggctgctgctgctctcccctgatgagtctttcccctcaacagtacccaaagcagtgtatctgttttgcagtgggatgaccacaggggacccctgcattaccttccttccactgctcttcctgttggtcatccatttgctatctggctgtgtaacctttacctgcggtgtggccaactcactaaacgtgctattcacagcatcctcaacatcgtggatgctccagagtgaatcctccCGCAGCTCCAGTACTGCAACATAGTctttcaggagctgcagccggatacactacccgcacatgtagtcgtcagggacactggaagtgtccctgacttcccacatagtacaggaggtgcataacacttgtccgagctctcctgccataacttaacccttaaattaacttaattggcaacaacaatgacaaaggttacctactgataaaggaaaagaaaaagaaaaactactcaccaatcaccagccaatcacttacccctttggctgtgacgtcacctttctatttctttctatttctttgtttaccttctgcccctgcagttgcaccagctggcctcctccgatctcgggccttttataggccgcctcacaAACTTCCCGCTCGAAGTCCTGCTGCTTCCTcgatctcgggccttttataggccgcctcacgaactccccactcgaagtcccgctgcctcctccaatctcgggccttttatagtccACCTCACGAACTCCCCACTCGAAATCCCGCTGCCTCCTTGAtctcaggccttttataggccgcctcacaaactccccgctcgaagtcccgctgcctcctccgATCTCAGGCCTTTGActatggaaggagaaatgtttgtctgctctgtctgtgggaaaagatttcaaacatcagtgtgactggaaaagcactgagacacacacccgcgggagagtgttccagtgcactgaatgtggaaagagctttaaccagttacatagCCTGAAAAACATTGCAcctttcacagcggggagaaaccgtacacatgttctgtgtgtggatgaggcttcaactgatcatccaacccggagagacacaaggacatccACACCACGGAAAAACTGTGGAAACGTGGGGACTGGGAAGAAATTCAATTACCTAtcccagctggaaactcatcgaagcAGTCACACCGGGAGAGGCCATTCAGTTGCTCTCGCTACCTGAAGACTTTCAAAGAATCAtcgaacctgctgaaacaccagcaaatTTACACTGACGAGAGATCATTTAGCTGCTCTCTCTGTGCAAAGACATTTGCTCACTCGTCCAACCTACtgaaacaccagtgagttcacaccagGGAATGATCGGTCACCTGCTCCgtatttgggaagggattcactcgttcatcttaCCTGCTGACCCACAAGCAagctcacactgggaagaggccattcTCCTCCTCCATGTGTGGGATGAGATTCACTGTCATCCAAACTGAGGACACACCAGCTTGTGTACACTGATAAGTGACCATTTCAATGCTCTCACTGTGCTTTAAAAGCACAAAGGatgtgctgacacaccagtgaattcacactggggagaagccgttcacctgcgcAGAGTGTGCAAAGGGATTCACCAATTTATCGAACCTGCTGaagcaccagtgagttcacaagtgagTACAGggcttggattctgctgttgttattgctgttaatcacatccaggactgaaccatgttcattctggcagttgggGTTTGGTAAAGATGATGTtagtaacccctataactgggctggagtttaatctgTATCAGTGCCAAATAAATGACCTtgtttccccacacacacacacagtgtgtcgagTCCTTGATATCTTGATGATAAGATGAGCTGATTGAGCACTTGTTATGAACTGAGTGGAATCCATCTGAAAATTGAGTCCCTAGAACTTTTTAAAAGGTGTCGAAGTCTGACAAGTCAGATATTTCCATTATATCACAGGTCCACTACAACTATCCAGGGCAGTGAGTCCATTTAATATTAGATTTTAACCTATGGGAAATATTCTGATGATCTGTTATTGTCACagggcaaagcagcattgttaaTTTAACATCAATTTaatcaaactcaatgggcaatcgATCTCCAaagtgaaatgtctccttaaagctgacggtgtcggcagttctgcagctcatttctcactgtgaacaagtcagaatgagaagctttaacaacagccgatgtttcacaaagggagacctcaccagaccaaaggacattggtggagtttaatgggctgtttgtgtcactgggctacaagaGGATATTTTTaatagaaggaaagctggtcacagcaaacagacAGTTTAACAGCCTGTCCATGGTCCACTCTAACCcctaccttctctctctctcactatttatggacactgctgcagtaattgctcctctgacctttcctctcttgtccctcctacacccctaatgCACGGCccaacacaatctccctccccctaaaTCCTCACTGTGCTGAAATccccaccagtctccccatctgctccttgctctctccctggatcctgaaactattgAACTCAGTCTTCCCCTCCTGAAGCCTACAGGCTCTAAAATTGaagctggtgtccctcagtcccaccttcccttctctcttcccccttagttgtgttccacactctgggccttgggccttgggccttggcccgtccccggggattctcagtatgaacagggggatgtgttttgagacaggatgtcccagctctccacctttaaagggacaaggagaggaccagctgagctgaatggccctgctttatgacatcactgcagtgccaagcaaccaacctccctgagtccTGCTAATTAAAGGCCGAGtttagctcagtgctgttacaggaagggaaacaggagcaggattcgacccgtgtggagcccaggattaatggggagaggtacaggatcaatttataccttattgggtGAGAAATGTAattgtcccggacactccctgtccctcagtatctgtgttcgGGGGAGCGAGTGatgggtttactctgtatctaacccatgctgtgcccaaCTGGAGAGAGTTTGATGCTGGCATGAGGTGCTCAGCTCGAAGAGCACAACATCTAACCCAAAGATGAtctgataaacccatcagcttctctccTGGACACAGATCCTGAAGGTAGGGTGTGTCTCTAATATTTtgactggtgtccttgatcaaCTTTAAGCACCTCACTCAAATctcttttttaaatttgttcatgggatgtggacatcatctctcattcttctaaactccagaaaatatatgccttgtctactcaatctctcttcatagggcaatcctctcatcccaggactcagtctggtgaacctttgttgcactctctctatggcaagcatctcttagataaggagaccaaaactgtacacaattctccaggtgcggtctcaccagggccctatataattgcagtaacataagaacataagaaataggaacaggagtaggccatacagcccctcgagcctgctccgccattcaataagatcatggctgatctgatcatggactcagctccacttccctgcccgcttccataagcccttatccccttatcgtttaagaaactgtctatttctgtcttaaatttattcaatgcgaagaggctgcagggtgacttggacaggttagatgagtgggaaaatgcatggcagatgcaatataatgtagataactgtgaggttatccactttggtggcaaaaacaggaaggcagaatattatctgaatggtgacagattaggaaaaggggaggtgcaacgagacctgggtgtcatggtacatcagttattgaaagttagcatgcaggtacagcaggcaggtgaagaaggcaaatagcatgttggccttcatagctaggggatttgagtataggagcagggaggtcttagtgcagttgtacagggccttggtgaggccacaccatgaatattgtgtacagttttggtctcctaatctgaagaaggacattcttgctattgagggagtgcagcgaaggttcaccagactgattcctggactgacatatgaagaaagactggattgtcttggcttatattcactggaatttagaagaatgagaggggttctcatagaaacatataaaattctgacgggattggacagattagatgcaggaagaatattcccgatgttggggaagtccagaaccagggatcacagtctaaggataaggggtaagccatttaggaccgagatgagaagaaacttcttcactcagagagttgttaacctgtggaattctctaccgcagagaattgttgatgccagctcgttagatatattcaagaaggagttagatatggcccttgcggccaaagggatcaagaggtatggagagaaagcaggaaagggttactgaggtgaatgatcagccatgatcttattgaatggtggtgcaggcttgaaggacagaatggcctgctcctgcacctattttccatgtttctatgtttctatcccacatgtggtggcccagtatcgatgtagACTTAGAATCCTGCGGCACAAATGTAAcaaatgttcacagttaagcaatgcacccagggagacgccactaagtttatggttttggccctccaaactgtggtctagggtccacgtcgactatgcaggcccgttcttgggtaaaatgttcctattggttgtagatgcgtactccaaatggattgaatgtaagataatgtcgtcAAACACGTCCGCtatcaccactgaaagcctgcgggccatgtttgccacgcacagcctgcctgatgtccttgtgagcgacaacggaccatgtttcaccagtgccgagttcaaagagttcatgacccataacgggatcaaacatgtcacaactgccccgtttaaaccagcatctaatggtcaggcagagagagcagtgcaaaaatcaagcagagcttgaagagggtaactgaaggctcactgcagactcgcctatcccgagtcctgcttagttactgcgcgagaccacactcactcactgggattccaccccctgaactgctcatgaaaaaagcacttaagacaaggctttcgttagtccaccctgatctacacgaacaggtagagagcaggcggcttcaacaaagtacatatcatgatagcgcaaatttgtcacgcaaaattgtaatcaatgatcctgtatttgtgttgaactatggacaaggtcccaagtgacttcccggcactgttgtggccaaagaggggagtagggtgttttgggtcaaactttcaaatggactcatctacaggaaacacttggacaaaaccaaactcagattcacggactatccagagcaacccacattagaccctaccttttttgaccccaccaacacacacaccagtggcaaccgacagcagttgaccacgaagcagaacccatcacctgcaacagtccaacaggactcaccacaccagtcagcccagcaaggccagctgcacagcctagcgaaggcccaacaaatgactcaccaaaaccagcatttgcaccga contains these protein-coding regions:
- the LOC139238265 gene encoding zinc finger protein 664-like: MEKPLKCGDCGKGFSYPSELEIHQCNHAGERPFTCSECGKGFTQSSDLLTRHCIHTGERPFTCSVCGKGFSLLGNMLSHQRVHIVGKQSTSSMCGNEFTQSPNLLKHQRDHINESLFKYSDCGNCFKSSEELIKHQRVHTGERLFTCSLCGKEFTNSSNLTAY